The following is a genomic window from Pseudophryne corroboree isolate aPseCor3 chromosome 3, aPseCor3.hap2, whole genome shotgun sequence.
TCATATATCCGCCAGCTTCCACCGTGCCTCTTCCCCCCCTATGATCATCTGCGGGAAGCCTGCACTTGTGATCGTCTCTGTAGTGAGACTGATGGGCGGCCGGACGTAGCTGGGCGGCCGTGTTGGAAGCCTGCCCTGGCATTTGCAGGCCGTGACGGAGCGGCGGTCATACTGGTACTAAGTATGGCTTACCTGCTGTGCAGCCGTACGGAGCCCAGTGTGCGGCAGGACGGACTGGCGGCTaccggagcgctgggacgggcggccTGATGTCAGACGGAGCAGCTGCTTCGTATGAACTCCCCCTGCTGCGGCAGGAGGGAGCTTGGCGGCGaccggagcgctgggacgggcggcttGATGTCCCCGTCTGTGTGATACATAGCGGCTGTTTAGCGTCGTCTGATCTCCCCCTGCTATGCGGCAGGACGGAGTTGGCGGCTGCCGGCTTGTCTCCTCAGAAGGTAGTGGCTGTCTTGGCGGGTatgagctccccctgctgtgcGGCGGGACGGAGCTGTATTGTATTCACATTAACCcacacatagcggggcggcagcctgcgctgaccgccccgctcCCCAGCCTACCTTTCTGTAACTTCTGGCTGTGGCGGGACTTTCTgtataagctccgtccagcttcagtggTGTGACTCATGGCTGCAACGGGGCTTCGTTGTGTAAGCTCCGTCAGCTCTGTAGTCCTTGTGACGCAGTCAGCTTCCAGTGATCTATTGGCTGCGACGGCTTTTTGCAAGcccgtccagctctctagtcctggctgctgTTTGTAGAAGCAGTGCTGTCTGTGgccgtgagggtgctctttgtgaggaccgacacgccatgctgtctgtggctgtgagggtgctctttgtgaggaccgacacgccatgcgctgcccgtgcagcggcactatcccggacccatgttttttcagaaactgggaagggatgtgctaagttgtaaaaataaaaattaaaaataaaatttaaaaataaaaatccaagtgtggctataccacaagccgatgttcgtgctgtgagcaccgaaaaaacactgagacagtacactgaggtactcggggatatggaggggtgggagggtcctaaatttgaatattcagtgcctttgttcggctccgcccgtccatatcccaagagtactccagtgacccctagtggatgaaaaagaaatacccgGCATTTTAGTGCCGTGTTCTTTAGCCGGGCTCAGTTTGACCCCCCaactttcacacagagaagcaaataaCCGGGTCGAAATTCTTGTCATTTgtggatcaacacgggtattttggctgcgtgaaagggtcaaccccgggttgaaattcccattTCTCCAATCCTGAGAAATTCCTGGGTCTAAGTTCCAggaatttcaacctgggttgacccattcacacagaaaaaggacccgtgcctTTCgtgaaattaccgggtagaactgcttcacccggtaatttcattttctgtgtaAAGGTGGTATTATACACATGAAAATGGAGGCACTGTTTAATGTAACGGTATCTATAGAACACTGAGACTAGCCTATGTTATATTAGTTCAGTCTTGGCTGTAGATGCGCGGGAAGCTGTCACATTATCAATACTCAATAAAAAGGGGGGGGCTCACGAGGGGTGGATCATAGATAGGATCCTTTTGATAATACTGCCCCCTTTGGTGTGATAATTTAAAATCCACTTGTGCTTTTGAACAACTAGATGTCCTGCTCACTCTTCTTTTTCCACcctcatacactgaagtcccttCTTAAGGCATGAAAGTGGAAGAACGTAATAGATTTTAAACCCCAAGGATATGGTCACAATGGACAAAATAAAGAGCGCAAGGTGGACCAGACCAGAGCAGCTGCCACTAGACGTCATTGCTCTCTATAATAAACGTGACCTCTGTACACAGAAAGAGCAGAACACGCTTGAGTTGCGCCATACACTTACCCTCATATTTTTCAAACTGTTCCAGCAAGCTGCTTAGGTCTGATGCCACAATACCTTAATAAAGGGAGAAAGAAAATGAGCCAATGTAGGGGCATAAACTACACACATCCTCTACAAGTTGCACGCTCCCATAACACTACACATCCTTATAGGTTACCTGACTCATAAGTGCAAGTTTCCTCTGGTTCCCGGTGATTGGGTGGGATGCTTTCCCCTGATGCACAGACCTCATCTGCAGGTGAAGGTAGGCAGGGCTCTTGGGCACTTTGGTTAGGGAGGATACATGCCGTTACAGGGTTACCTTCCACTGCCACTTTTGAAGTGTCACACTGAGTGGTTGGAATGATGACATCAACCTTCGGTTTAATCATGGGAACAATGGAAGGATTAGCGGCTACAGGTGTAGGAACTTCTTGTGCGCAGACACCAGCAAGTACAGTCTGCTCAGGCTCAGCAGGTTTTAATGCAGACACAGGAGATTTCTCTCCTCCTGGAGGGGTACTGGGCATTGATTCAGAAGACACAAGAGGTGGCTTTATCCGATAGCCAAGCTTTTGAGCCTTTTTTAAGATTTCCATTATTTTGAAGATGGTCTGGTTTGTAGTAGACTGTTGGTCTGGATCCGTAACATTTTCCTTCATGCACTCTTGTGGAGGTTTAGACTGTACTTTCTCGACGACGGCTTTGATAGGTGATGACTGCAAATCAGACTTTTTAAGGCTGGGACATATTGGTGGACATACTTTGGATGCCTTAAATGTGGAATTGGTATGCTCAACACTTTTTAGCGTATGTACGATTTTGGATTCTCTTGTATCAATCCGGTTATGCTCAGGTTTCCGCGTTGGTATTTGGTTTGCTTGACCTTTAGCAAGCACAACAGCCTGATTACTGCAttctacagatggaaaaggggtaacTTTGGGCATCTCAGGAGGCAGTACATTTACGGGAGCAGAGTTTTCAGCAGAGCTCTGCATGCATCTGTTATCAGACACCATTGGGGGAACTGAAGAGTTTGACCAGTAAGGTGGTGGTGGCGGCCCAGAAACCCAACCAGCAGGATGCACTGGCCCCAGTGCAATTGGTGGTGGGGGAAATGAAGGCCAACCCAACACTGGTGGAGGTGGTCGCATGGGTATTAAAGGTGGCATGCAGTTTGGAAATTGTGGAGCTACTGGCAAAggtggcatgccaggataaaatgcaggaTATAAAGGGACAGTAGGCCAGTTAGGTGGATAGATAGGTGGTGGTACATTTGGTTGGGAAGCTAGCACAGGAGGTGGAATAAGGTCTACAATATTTGTACAGGCTGATTCAGTTGGTTTCAGCTGTGGAACCTCCTGGCTGTATACAGACGTTAGAGCCACATTTGATGGGACAGATCCTAAACTTACAGGAACATTAAGCTCAGAGGAAGACTCCTCAGCCTTACTTGGGACAGATCGTTTTTCCTCTGCTAAAGGTTTATTTAATTTTGTTGGTACAATCAAACAGGGGAGTTCTGCCAACTCTGTCGGGGGCTCGGGAATGGATGGCCATTTACTACAAGACACATGGTCATTCTCTTGCTCAGGGTTTGGTTTGCGGTGCTGAAGCCTCTTCCTATATTCACTTAGGCTGAGTGACTTGGGCTTGGTCTCTTTGGTACACTGTGTAGAATCACAATCGTTCCCATCTTCACTCTTTGAGAGACTCAAGTCCTCCAGACTTGAAGTCTGACTTAAATGGATATCAGGAGCTGCAGAAACCAAACTGTCTTGGCCACTCGTCTCTTCAAACTGCGTATCCTCACTTACAGCAGATTCTGGAGCCACGTCAGGTCCTGAGCGCTGATCTCCATCACGTTTTAGGTTGCTTTCTTCTAATGGACGGGGAGAAGTAAAAACGTCTTTAAAGGCCTCAACTGTCATTTTTCGCACAGGGTTGGTACTGTCCAAGTTTGCTCGGGTTCTTACTTTGGTGCGACCCACCCTCAATAAACGAAGTTCCATCTGGGAATCCTTTTTCATCTGTTCCAATGTTCTCATTAAAACATCAGACTCCTGCAACGCAGGGTTATTTAAGCGGCTTGGAGTCGGTTGAATGTTGCTTTGCGGTGTTACTGTATGTGGCACATCTTcactgtctcttttatttttacttttaacttttGATTTAGTGGTATTGAGTAGTTTATCATCTTTGCTGGATTTCTTTCCCTTCAATCGCAGCCTTTCCTTGCCGGTAACTGGTTCACAGACCACCGGGTCACCATTCTTCTTAGAATCCTGAACCATTCCCTCCAAGTCTGGGTTACAGCAAATAGTGTTTCTTTTATTATTCAAATTTATCGCAACAGTTTCATCAGTAGTCAAAGGTTTAGTGGCTATGTCCTCTATTCCAGGCACAACTGTTAACTCCTTGTTCAAACACTCATTTCCTTTCATGGAACCCATTGTATTCTCTATACTAGGCAGATGTTTTCCATGATTCGTTTCATGTCCATGATCACACTGCTCTAACGCGGATTCAGGTGACAGTTGGGTCTCCATATGCAATTCCCCGGAGGAGTCTGGTGTAGGAGGATTGTCCCCTGAAGACATTGGGCTCAGGTCATCCCCTGGGTGTTCCACAACTACAGGTACTTTTATACATTCCCCCTGATCAGACACTATCTCAAGAAACACAGACTCATTCAGGAGGCTTTCACCATCTtctggctctaggcacacggttATAGCAGGTAGGCAGTAAGGGTGCATGTATTTCACCAGGTCGTGAAGGGTAACATTCTCTGTATTAATGATACATGGAGTGCCCTGCTTCAGATACCGCTCACGTTCCAGTTCTCTGATCTCCACTCCGGTCTCAATGGAAAAATCTTTGTCAAAAGCCAGTAAGCCGGGGCTTTTCTCTGGACTTTGAACCTCTTCATCCTCTCCATCACTTCTTTGATTGAGAGATAAACATCCTTTTAAACTTTTGTGTCTGTTGTGCCTTTTTGGTGTAGAGCTGACACTATCCGGAAAAAGGTCCCAGTTTGGCCCAGAGCAGCGGCTGTCCATCTGTGAAGGAAAGCCACAAAATAGGCATCAGCTCTGCTCTAAAACCTTACAGGTTACATATGGAAATGACCCATTCAGAAATAAAGCAAAGTATTTATGGTACCAGTTTATCATACAAAATAACTTATTCTGAACAACTGAAGCATTGGGAGAAATTTGGCAGATTGGGCAAGCAATACTGCATGGTTGTTCTAGTTTTCCAGAAGCCTTtataacagggctggccaaaccagtcctcgagatctactaacagttcacattttccagactacctagctggtgcacaggtgtagtcattactaattaagatgtgctgcattcattcctaactgaccattctacagatctccaggaggcctggaaaacatgaactgttggtagatctcgaggaccggtttggccagccctgctttataaCATGACATACGTAGTGCAGTATCAGGCAATACCGACCAACCAAAACCACTGTAATGATGCCTAAACTTATATACCATAATAAATAGGATCACTGATCTGCATGATACTGCTTTGTTGTCCTTCTACCTCTG
Proteins encoded in this region:
- the LOC135056783 gene encoding peroxisome proliferator-activated receptor gamma coactivator-related protein 1-like; amino-acid sequence: MAARPGLALFLALIAPPPPMRRAPRVPAKKVSEARAKMAARWGTGEETLTIGGMEFFAAGGRHQCHDLEDDEASDSLSGLALDAGGILGTFQGYIDNSLISIIDDSSALAQNIGHLDEENELTLLTALTEILDNTDNENMSPFDTIPDTELLVSSKGRDISSMDSRCSGPNWDLFPDSVSSTPKRHNRHKSLKGCLSLNQRSDGEDEEVQSPEKSPGLLAFDKDFSIETGVEIRELERERYLKQGTPCIINTENVTLHDLVKYMHPYCLPAITVCLEPEDGESLLNESVFLEIVSDQGECIKVPVVVEHPGDDLSPMSSGDNPPTPDSSGELHMETQLSPESALEQCDHGHETNHGKHLPSIENTMGSMKGNECLNKELTVVPGIEDIATKPLTTDETVAINLNNKRNTICCNPDLEGMVQDSKKNGDPVVCEPVTGKERLRLKGKKSSKDDKLLNTTKSKVKSKNKRDSEDVPHTVTPQSNIQPTPSRLNNPALQESDVLMRTLEQMKKDSQMELRLLRVGRTKVRTRANLDSTNPVRKMTVEAFKDVFTSPRPLEESNLKRDGDQRSGPDVAPESAVSEDTQFEETSGQDSLVSAAPDIHLSQTSSLEDLSLSKSEDGNDCDSTQCTKETKPKSLSLSEYRKRLQHRKPNPEQENDHVSCSKWPSIPEPPTELAELPCLIVPTKLNKPLAEEKRSVPSKAEESSSELNVPVSLGSVPSNVALTSVYSQEVPQLKPTESACTNIVDLIPPPVLASQPNVPPPIYPPNWPTVPLYPAFYPGMPPLPVAPQFPNCMPPLIPMRPPPPVLGWPSFPPPPIALGPVHPAGWVSGPPPPPYWSNSSVPPMVSDNRCMQSSAENSAPVNVLPPEMPKVTPFPSVECSNQAVVLAKGQANQIPTRKPEHNRIDTRESKIVHTLKSVEHTNSTFKASKVCPPICPSLKKSDLQSSPIKAVVEKVQSKPPQECMKENVTDPDQQSTTNQTIFKIMEILKKAQKLGYRIKPPLVSSESMPSTPPGGEKSPVSALKPAEPEQTVLAGVCAQEVPTPVAANPSIVPMIKPKVDVIIPTTQCDTSKVAVEGNPVTACILPNQSAQEPCLPSPADEVCASGESIPPNHREPEETCTYESGIVASDLSSLLEQFEKYEAKDEERRSPSPDKLVVEVSGSGKPVEEEMRDKHPAPELVTITGVAPPAAPSSPDCKPVISGPLLGKSKSLHGLARSRSSPLKTTKLIEAIPLPRSRLRNQNGSVTHVALPPVHVASGEHDYCFLSASCREQSPITDGNRVTTVTLTPPAQCEEGSRWNVKHHQHITIKPIVQFNTQQKKSPLKLPASSAPSVVPNQSTDCGLVKPEAPYKSIQKDSNAPLDHRIPATAESAGNGPPGSVLRSSDPLPYHSDCGESRTDVKRENSVSRRSLRCYRKYTRSPSPQQSTGSERSSRSCSGSSSSSSSTSRSRSPPSKRRRTYRSRSHHRRSSSRSSCGTDSSSRSSSRSCSSSSSLSRSRSRSPYRQSYRSRSRRCQSRDSYRRQKNYRKDLAIKERRVVYIGKISSRMTRSELSERFSVFGNIEDCTIHFREKGDNYGFVTYSCTEEAFAAIESGHKLRLPDELAFDLCFGGRRQFCKSNYADLDSNRDDFDPVLVRSKLETLDFETLLREAQKSHRR